GAGTTTATTTGGTTTGCCATGGGTATAATCCCTGCTTAGCTATGTAAACATACCCTAGAAAGAGCGTGGTGAATGCATGGCCGAAAATTTGGCACGCCAACTTCTTATATGGATCATGCTCCATCATTCAAAAACCTGAGCGTTAATAGCAATATGTTTCTctctattattaaaaaaaaaaaaaaaaaaaaaaaaaaaaaaaaaaagagagagacatgtTCGGAATTAGTTGCCCTGATGGCGACGAAAACGAgcaaaaaatattattttgcGCTGCGTAAtctgggaatcgaacccagggctCCCCGACGTTGCTCGGATGGCAACGGAGAATTTTACCACTAAACCAATTACGCTTCGATGTTTTGGAACGATTTATTCTGATTCAGATTCTAGGCGCGCCGGAGACAGTTGGATCGTTCCATCATCATaacgcagagagagagactttGTCCGCATTCCTCATCAAGGTCTAGAAGTGGATGCTCTGTAGGGACTGTTAGGGCATTATTGCTCGTAACTGCTGCTGTCTCCTCATTTAACaaagaaagatggagagcTTCCATAAATGTATCCGCATTGCGTTCCAACCGCTGTAGTGCAGCAGCCAGCAAGACGTTGATGGGACATATCACAAAGTTAGCACTATCTAGGTCTCACTGAATGATATGATACGAGATCATATTTACGCTTCCTAGTTTTGCATAACAATAAAAAGTACGGTACGAAAAGCCTGTTGATCAACAATCGTCATCATGCCGCCTGCAATCTCCATTTTTATGGGCCGACGCAGACCTCCAAAGCACCTAATTTTAGGTTGGCTATCGCGCCCAAAAACTTTCCGCAAATCTATCCACCAATGCTGTCTTCATCGTATTGCAAAATCAAGCGGATCTTGTCCGATAGACCGATTATAAAGGAAGTAGGGATCCCAAATGCCATAAATAGCGCGACGGCCGAGTTTCTTGCACTTTCACTTCCTCTAATCTGTGGTTTAAGGCGCTAGTATTTGTACATACGTCCGTTATTGTAGCCGGAAACAGTAAGAGCACCATGGCTGCAAAGAAAAACATTCTTCTCGTCATCGCAGACGACATGGGCAAGTCGCTTGGCTGCTACGGCGATTCTACAATATCAACGCCCAACATTGACCGTCTAGCTGCTGAGGGCACGTTATTTGACAATGCTTTCGCCAGCACAGCCTCGTGCAGCGGAAGCAGATCCGTCATCTATACTGGGCTCCATACACACCAAAACGGGCAATACGGATTGCAGCACAGCAATCACCATTTTTTGACCTTTGACCACATCGAGACCGCTCCCAAGCTGTTTCAGACTTTCGGATACCTCACCGGTATTATCGGGAAGATTCACGTTGGCCCAGATAATGTGTACCCGTGGGAAGTGCGAAGAGAAAGCCCAAGCCGAGATGTTGCTTGGGTCGCACAAGAAGCCGATTCATTCTTTCAATTGGCAAAGGAAGACCCTCGCCCATTCTTCCTAACAGTTGGGTTCATGGACCCTCACCGTGACTCAACTCGCGGAGGATTCGGCAACGGTGACGACAGCGTATCGGGTCCAGATGCCACATATGACCCTGCGAAGATCACGGTACCCAGTTTTCTAAACGATATCCCGGAAGTCCGCCAAGAAATGGCTGAGTACTATCGCTCTGTTGGTCGGGTGGACAGAGGCTTTGGCTTGATCATGGAAGCTTTGAAAAAGGCTGGCTTGGACAACGACACGCTTGTTGTCTTGACAAGTGACAATGGACCGCCTTTTCTCAATTCAAAGACCACTCTGTACGACGCGGGTGTGAGATTGCCTCTCATTATACGGCGGCCCCAAGGAAAACCTGCAATGAAGAATCCAAATCTCATTTCTTTCATCGACATTCTACCGACGTTTGTCGATTGGGCGGGACACACTACTGCGACTTCGATGTCAAACTCTCCACCTCGGCTAGGCCGTTCAATTCTTCCAATTATTGACGAAACTAGTATACATGATGACTGGTCTAGAGTATTCGGATCCCATACTTTTCATGAGGTCACAAACTATTATCCCACGAGATTTTTGCGCACTTTGCGATACAAGTATCATCGCAACATAGCCTGGAAGCTTGACTTCCCCTTCTCAACCGATCTTTACGCCTCTCTGTCATGGGAGGGAATTCGGAATTCCCAATTCCCGGTAAAAGTTGGGGAGCGATCCCTGGAGGCATACATCCGCCGGCCGCCGGAAGAGCTGTATGATATGCAGCAAGACCCAAGGGAGGTGGTAAATCTTGCGGATCGTCCGGAATACAAAGAATTACTTTTGGGATATCGACAAGAGTTAGCGGATTGGCAGCGACTGACGCAAGATGCGTGGCTGGTGCGAGATGGAGTGTCGTTATCGGAAATGCAAGGACACATAGATGCGGGATTGAAGATCCCAAATCGTTTCGATTTCGACCTTGCAACACCAGGAAATAAGGTGCTTTAGTCAAAACTTGTTCCGAGAATTCATTTCTCATATCTCACTCAACTAAAGGGATCATTTTTGGGCCATTCCACTCAGCGTTTGGGTCCcgatcatcatcttcgattAATTGAGGTTGCCTAACAACACTACTCGAGATTTCTTGCATCTTATCATGCAGAATTTGGAGCTTGATGTTGTCACCGCCGCCACGAAAGTGGGTCAGAAACTGAGAAAGGCGGTTTAAAACATCTCTTGGGCCAACACTCATCAGCTGCTTGCCCTCAAAGTTCGATGGGAGACAGAGGAGAATGTCAGCTAGAGACATTGCCACTTCGAACAGTTTCATTTCCTTATGGACACCACGATGTTAGCCTCAAGTTATCTCAGCCGAGCTAATCTACTACATACCATTCCAAGGCCATGAGCCTCGATGACAGACCTGGGAAACAAGTCTATATTCTGAACTACATTTCGTGCGATCCGGTTTGGGAAGCAAAGGCTAAGGCCTTCATCTGTTGCGTTTGATGAAAGGTTGATGTGGTACATGGACGTTTTCCATAAAACAACTCTCATCCATTGTTGCGTTAGGAGAAAGTCCGCCCTCTGTAAGTCGGTGCAGTTGTGAGAGGCCTGGTTGATCTCTCGCAAA
The Trichoderma asperellum chromosome 7, complete sequence DNA segment above includes these coding regions:
- a CDS encoding uncharacterized protein (antiSMASH:Cluster_7.7), which encodes MRISMMIKIILHETRIFILPFDLEIRVNFNEFIWFAMGAPETVGSFHHHNAERETLSAFLIKV
- a CDS encoding uncharacterized protein (antiSMASH:Cluster_7.7); translated protein: MAAKKNILLVIADDMGKSLGCYGDSTISTPNIDRLAAEGTLFDNAFASTASCSGSRSVIYTGLHTHQNGQYGLQHSNHHFLTFDHIETAPKLFQTFGYLTGIIGKIHVGPDNVYPWEVRRESPSRDVAWVAQEADSFFQLAKEDPRPFFLTVGFMDPHRDSTRGGFGNGDDSVSGPDATYDPAKITVPSFLNDIPEVRQEMAEYYRSVGRVDRGFGLIMEALKKAGLDNDTLVVLTSDNGPPFLNSKTTLYDAGVRLPLIIRRPQGKPAMKNPNLISFIDILPTFVDWAGHTTATSMSNSPPRLGRSILPIIDETSIHDDWSRVFGSHTFHEVTNYYPTRFLRTLRYKYHRNIAWKLDFPFSTDLYASLSWEGIRNSQFPVKVGERSLEAYIRRPPEELYDMQQDPREVVNLADRPEYKELLLGYRQELADWQRLTQDAWLVRDGVSLSEMQGHIDAGLKIPNRFDFDLATPGNKVL